From one Rhodovulum sp. ES.010 genomic stretch:
- a CDS encoding DNA-3-methyladenine glycosylase translates to MVGRIIETDACLAEGAEHLVRVEPRFGAALALTGPLPLRRRPDGFAALLSAIVSQQVSVAAADAIWGRMQQAGLTGPAEVAAADDAALRTCGLSRQKIRYARALAAAGIDYAALREVPTEGVVARLVEVPGIGRWTAEIYAMFSLGRADVFAPDDLALQEAARLLFDLPDRPRGRALREMAAPWSPWRAVAARALWAYYRVAKDREGIR, encoded by the coding sequence ATGGTGGGACGGATCATCGAGACCGACGCCTGCCTCGCCGAGGGGGCAGAGCACCTGGTGCGGGTCGAGCCGCGCTTCGGCGCGGCCTTGGCGCTGACCGGGCCGCTGCCGCTGAGGCGGCGGCCGGACGGGTTCGCGGCGCTGCTCTCGGCGATCGTGAGCCAGCAGGTTTCGGTCGCGGCGGCCGACGCGATCTGGGGCCGGATGCAGCAGGCCGGGCTGACCGGGCCGGCGGAGGTGGCGGCCGCCGATGACGCGGCGTTGCGGACCTGCGGGCTGTCTCGCCAGAAGATCCGCTATGCCCGCGCGCTGGCGGCGGCGGGGATCGATTATGCCGCGCTGCGCGAGGTGCCGACCGAAGGCGTGGTGGCGCGCCTGGTCGAGGTGCCGGGGATCGGGCGCTGGACCGCCGAGATCTATGCGATGTTCTCGTTGGGGCGTGCCGACGTCTTCGCCCCCGACGATCTTGCGTTGCAAGAGGCCGCGCGGCTGCTGTTCGACCTGCCGGACCGGCCGCGGGGCCGGGCGCTGCGCGAGATGGCCGCGCCCTGGTCGCCTTGGCGGGCCGTTGCGGCGCGCGCGCTTTGGGCCTACTACCGGGTGGCGAAGGACCGGGAGGGTATCAGGTGA
- a CDS encoding alpha/beta hydrolase has product MTRALEAGRAGAAKGAADRLVIFLHGYGANGADLLGLAEPLAPHMPDTAFLAPDAPESCAGAPFGYQWFPIPWIDGSSEESSEAGMMRAVDDLNAFLDQVAQDEGIGPERTILFGFSQGTMMALHVGPRRPRAHAGIVGFSGRLLGPELLADEVVTKPPVLLVHGDADELVPVQSLPEAGNALSAAGFEVYAHVMKDTGHGIAPDGLSVALAFMRERLGIEAAD; this is encoded by the coding sequence GTGACGAGGGCACTCGAGGCGGGCCGCGCGGGCGCGGCGAAGGGCGCGGCGGACCGGCTGGTGATCTTTCTGCACGGCTACGGCGCGAACGGGGCCGACCTGCTCGGCCTTGCCGAGCCGCTGGCGCCGCATATGCCGGACACCGCCTTTTTGGCGCCGGACGCCCCTGAAAGCTGCGCCGGCGCGCCTTTCGGCTACCAGTGGTTTCCCATTCCATGGATCGACGGCTCCTCGGAGGAAAGCAGCGAGGCGGGCATGATGCGCGCCGTGGACGACCTGAACGCTTTTCTCGACCAAGTTGCCCAGGACGAGGGCATCGGCCCCGAACGCACCATTCTCTTCGGATTTTCGCAGGGCACGATGATGGCGCTTCACGTCGGCCCGCGGCGTCCGCGCGCCCATGCCGGGATCGTCGGGTTTTCCGGGCGCCTGCTCGGCCCGGAACTGCTGGCCGACGAGGTGGTGACGAAGCCGCCGGTTCTTCTGGTGCACGGTGACGCGGACGAGCTTGTGCCGGTCCAGTCGCTCCCCGAAGCGGGCAACGCGCTGAGCGCCGCGGGGTTCGAGGTCTATGCCCATGTGATGAAGGACACCGGCCACGGAATCGCGCCGGACGGCCTGAGCGTCGCGCTCGCCTTCATGCGCGAACGGCTGGGGATCGAGGCGGCCGACTAG
- a CDS encoding squalene/phytoene synthase family protein, with product MSLDACAEIVRRGDPDRFRAVMAAPMEIRARLLPLYAFNVEVSRAPWVTDEPMIAEMRLQWWRDVLEEIAAGGRVRWHEVATPLAEVLAPAEARLLDGLVVARRWDAYREPFSDEAEFEAHVDACFGHLMWAAARALGADRGQEALRHIAHAQGVAAWLVAVPELEARGRVPLVDGRPEAVAALATRALARLGAARRAGIPAVAIPAARAAWFAPAVLQRAAKAPGRVADGRLQAPEVARRGALLWRAVLGRW from the coding sequence ATGAGCCTCGACGCCTGCGCCGAGATCGTCCGCCGCGGCGACCCCGACCGTTTCCGTGCGGTCATGGCCGCGCCGATGGAGATCCGCGCGCGGCTGCTGCCGCTTTATGCGTTCAATGTCGAGGTGTCGCGGGCGCCTTGGGTGACCGATGAGCCGATGATCGCCGAGATGCGCCTGCAATGGTGGCGCGATGTGCTGGAGGAGATCGCGGCGGGCGGGCGCGTTCGGTGGCATGAGGTGGCGACGCCCCTGGCGGAGGTGTTGGCGCCGGCGGAGGCGCGGCTGCTCGATGGGCTTGTGGTGGCGCGGCGCTGGGATGCGTATCGCGAGCCCTTTTCCGACGAGGCGGAGTTCGAGGCGCATGTGGACGCCTGTTTCGGACATCTGATGTGGGCCGCGGCGCGTGCGCTGGGAGCGGATCGCGGGCAGGAGGCGTTGCGGCACATCGCCCATGCACAGGGGGTCGCTGCCTGGCTGGTGGCGGTGCCGGAACTGGAAGCGCGGGGGCGCGTGCCCCTGGTCGACGGCCGGCCGGAGGCCGTCGCGGCCCTCGCGACGCGGGCGTTGGCGCGGCTGGGCGCGGCGCGGCGCGCGGGGATACCGGCTGTGGCGATCCCGGCGGCGCGCGCTGCCTGGTTCGCGCCGGCAGTGTTGCAGCGCGCGGCGAAGGCACCGGGACGTGTCGCGGACGGGCGGCTGCAAGCGCCGGAGGTCGCCCGGCGCGGAGCATTGCTGTGGCGGGCGGTTCTGGGGCGCTGGTAG
- a CDS encoding glycosyl transferase has protein sequence MADFHQNGNVATLHNLRSASADSLSHELATFAQTRKISLTLPSLFSELEGEALPAILDELAEVPYLHRIVVGLDRANAEQYAHALKFFDRLPQNHVVIWHDSPRMQAIHARLEALSLDPGEPGKGRNVWFCMGYIMACKDSAVMAIHDCDILTYSREMLARLVYPVANPNFPYQLAKGFYPRIGEGKLNGRASRLLVSPILISLKKVIGDRDYLDYLRSFRYPLSGEFALRTAPLPDLRIPFDWGLEIGVLSEAWRNLAPHSVCQVEISDAYDHKHQPVSPEDASKGLSRMSIDICKSIFRKLAADGTVFSEEIFRTLKATYYREALDLLECYHNDARMNGLALDRHAEENIIELFARNITEAGQVFLESPSQTPFIPTWNRVHAADPTLMSDMLSAVAADAADYS, from the coding sequence TTGGCGGATTTTCACCAGAACGGCAACGTGGCCACGCTCCACAACCTGCGGTCGGCCTCCGCCGATAGCCTGAGCCACGAACTCGCGACCTTCGCCCAGACCCGCAAGATCAGCCTCACGCTGCCGTCGCTGTTCTCGGAACTGGAGGGCGAGGCGCTGCCCGCGATCCTGGACGAACTGGCCGAGGTGCCGTACCTGCACCGGATCGTGGTCGGGCTCGACAGGGCCAATGCCGAGCAATACGCCCACGCGCTCAAGTTCTTTGATCGGCTGCCGCAGAACCACGTAGTGATCTGGCATGACAGCCCGCGGATGCAGGCGATCCACGCCCGCCTCGAGGCCCTGAGCCTCGACCCCGGCGAACCCGGCAAGGGCCGGAACGTGTGGTTTTGCATGGGCTACATCATGGCCTGCAAGGACAGCGCCGTCATGGCCATCCACGATTGCGACATCCTAACCTACTCGCGCGAGATGCTGGCCCGGCTCGTCTACCCGGTGGCCAACCCGAATTTCCCCTACCAGCTCGCCAAAGGCTTCTACCCCCGGATCGGCGAGGGCAAGCTCAACGGCCGGGCCAGCCGCCTGCTGGTCAGCCCGATTCTGATCTCGCTCAAGAAGGTGATCGGCGACCGCGACTACCTCGATTACCTGCGCTCCTTCCGCTACCCGCTGTCGGGCGAATTCGCGCTGCGCACCGCACCCCTGCCCGACCTCCGCATCCCGTTTGACTGGGGGCTCGAGATCGGCGTGCTGTCCGAGGCGTGGCGCAACCTCGCGCCGCATTCGGTCTGCCAGGTCGAGATCTCGGATGCCTACGATCACAAGCACCAGCCGGTTTCGCCCGAGGACGCCTCCAAGGGGCTGTCGCGGATGTCGATCGACATCTGCAAGTCGATCTTCCGCAAGCTCGCCGCCGACGGCACCGTCTTTTCCGAAGAGATCTTCCGGACCCTCAAGGCCACCTATTACCGCGAGGCGCTGGACCTTCTGGAGTGCTATCACAACGACGCGCGGATGAATGGCCTCGCCCTCGACCGGCATGCCGAGGAGAACATCATCGAGCTTTTCGCGCGCAACATCACCGAGGCGGGGCAGGTCTTCCTCGAAAGCCCGTCCCAGACGCCCTTCATCCCGACCTGGAACCGCGTGCACGCCGCCGACCCCACGCTGATGTCGGACATGCTGTCCGCGGTCGCGGCGGACGCAGCAGATTACAGCTAG
- a CDS encoding MFS transporter gives MTDVAQPLPDARARRNVTVLVAAQALLGAQMPMIFTIGGLAGQSLAPNPCWATLPLSLIVLGSMLSAAPLAGLMQRFGRRTGFILGTGGGAAGGAIGALGLVQGSFPLFLAGSFLTGIYLSAQGFYRFAAADTATGDFQPKAISYVLAGGLAAAVIGPQLVKVTAESMVVPFLGTYLTVIAINLAGPLLFLFLDIPTPPRRDPAHHHGRRRSELLRDPAIAVAIICAMVSYALMNLVMTSTPLAVVGCGFETGTAADIVTAHVLAMYVPSFFTGHLIARYGARTIVALGLAILAAAGGVALTGVEIEQFLVALVLLGIGWNFGFIGATAMLAQSHGPEERGVVQGMNDLIVFGGVTVASLASGGLMNCSGGSAEQGWIAVNLAMVPFLALAGGALIWLAMRPRAEG, from the coding sequence ATGACCGACGTCGCCCAGCCCCTGCCCGACGCCCGCGCCCGGCGCAACGTCACCGTCCTGGTGGCCGCCCAGGCGCTGCTGGGCGCGCAGATGCCGATGATCTTCACCATCGGCGGGCTCGCCGGCCAGAGCCTCGCGCCCAACCCCTGCTGGGCGACGCTGCCGCTGTCGCTGATCGTGCTGGGCTCCATGCTGAGCGCCGCGCCGCTGGCCGGCCTGATGCAGCGTTTCGGCCGGCGCACAGGCTTCATCCTTGGCACCGGCGGCGGCGCAGCGGGCGGCGCGATCGGCGCGCTTGGCCTGGTGCAGGGTTCGTTCCCGCTGTTCCTGGCGGGCAGTTTCCTGACCGGCATCTACCTCTCGGCCCAGGGCTTCTACCGGTTTGCCGCCGCGGATACCGCCACCGGCGATTTCCAGCCCAAGGCGATCTCCTATGTGCTTGCCGGGGGGCTCGCCGCGGCGGTGATCGGGCCGCAACTGGTGAAGGTCACCGCCGAGTCGATGGTCGTGCCCTTCCTCGGCACCTATCTCACAGTGATTGCGATCAACCTCGCTGGGCCGCTCCTGTTCCTGTTTCTGGACATCCCGACGCCCCCGCGCCGCGACCCCGCCCATCACCACGGCCGGAGGCGGAGCGAACTGTTGCGCGACCCGGCCATCGCGGTGGCGATCATCTGCGCGATGGTGTCCTACGCGCTGATGAACCTGGTGATGACCTCAACCCCGCTCGCCGTGGTCGGCTGCGGCTTCGAGACCGGCACCGCCGCCGATATCGTCACCGCGCATGTGCTGGCGATGTATGTGCCCAGTTTCTTCACCGGGCATCTCATCGCCCGCTACGGGGCGCGGACGATCGTCGCGCTGGGGCTCGCGATCCTGGCCGCGGCGGGCGGCGTGGCGCTGACCGGCGTGGAAATCGAGCAGTTCCTCGTGGCGCTCGTCCTTTTGGGGATCGGCTGGAACTTCGGCTTCATCGGCGCCACCGCGATGCTCGCCCAATCGCACGGGCCGGAGGAGCGCGGCGTGGTCCAGGGGATGAACGACCTGATCGTGTTCGGCGGTGTGACGGTCGCCTCGCTGGCCTCGGGCGGGCTCATGAACTGCTCGGGCGGATCGGCCGAACAGGGCTGGATCGCCGTCAATCTGGCGATGGTGCCTTTCTTGGCGCTCGCAGGGGGCGCGCTGATCTGGCTGGCGATGCGGCCCAGGGCGGAGGGCTGA